The following coding sequences lie in one Anticarsia gemmatalis isolate Benzon Research Colony breed Stoneville strain chromosome 16, ilAntGemm2 primary, whole genome shotgun sequence genomic window:
- the LOC142979328 gene encoding putative neuropeptide precursor protein isoform X2, with translation MLLITSTALFAVLLVAEAVPTPSNNKDGGVPIGELPENWDQTKDDTQSLFLNKSDKNDLEPYPLALSEEGNAEGYEQGVDQRYESPQPNGELDNLIMRPELYGEPPAMERLSSGYESRRRKRGSGTKVGGAGAATKVATKSGSGKKNRNLKPEDHDALSPVDSMTHEHDAHRRKRGSGTKVGGAAASAKTATKNSGGNKKNFRPISERRKRDSGLSAADVRALLNLWEAQERKKQEWNANQWAADHYYGRVNTEDEQPEVDENGDIWYNEPVVIAPRERDYPRHSYFSEQNRMALARGYPDMYPVGPAELAQRYEEARRKRQYANKMKRFMVARKRSDGMMHQNNYRPRDDLYTLAELLRSAPRVQEQDIPVYRRLIL, from the exons GGACCAGACAAAGGACGATACCCAGTCGCTTTTCTTGAACAAGAGCGACAAAAATGACTTGGAACCATACCCCTTGGCCCTCAGCGAGGAAG gGAACGCAGAAGGCTACGAACAGGGTGTGGATCAAAGATACGAATCTCCTCAGCCTAATGGCGAGCTTGACAACTTAATCATGAGACCCGAGCTGTACGGTGAGCCACCGGCGATGGAACGTTTATCTTCTGGTTATGAGTCCCGAAGACGCAAGAGGGGAAGCGGAACTAAAGTCGGGGGCGCTGGCGCTGCTACTAAAGTAGCTACCAAATCCGGTTCGGGCAAGAAAAACCGAAATCTAAA ACCGGAGGATCACGATGCTCTGTCGCCCGTAGATTCGATGACTCATGAACACGATGCTCACCGCCGCAAGCGCGGCAGTGGCACTAAAGTGGGCGGCGCAGCTGCCTCTGCCAAAACCGCCACCAAAAATTCCGGCGGAAATAAAAAGAATTTCAG gCCCATCTCAGAACGTCGCAAGCGAGACTCAGGACTCAGCGCTGCTGATGTCCGAGCCTTGCTGAACTTATGGGAGGCACAGGAACGCAAAAAACAGGAATGGAATGCAAACCAATGGGCGGCCGATCATTACTATGGACGTGTTAACACTGAAGACGAACAACCGGAGGTCGATGAGAATGGCGACATCTGGTATAATGAACCGGTTGTCATCGCACCCCGTGAACGAGACTACCCACGACACTCGTACTTCTCTGAACAAAACCGCATGGCGCTGGCTCGAGGGTACCCTGACATGTATCCCGTCGGTCCCGCGGAACTAGCTCAGAGGTATGAAGAGGCGCGACGTAAAAGGCAATATGCTAACAAAATGAAGCGATTCATGGTTGCAAGGAAACGTTCGGACGGCATGATGCACCAGAATAATTACCGGCCCCGCGACGACCTCTACACTCTTGCTGAATTACTCCGTTCTGCACCCCGAGTGCAGGAACAAGATATCCCTGTGTATCGACGACTGATACTTTAA
- the LOC142979328 gene encoding putative neuropeptide precursor protein isoform X1, with protein MLLITSTALFAVLLVAEAVPTPSNNKDGGVPIGELPENWDQTKDDTQSLFLNKSDKNDLEPYPLALSEEGNIEAGNAEGYEQGVDQRYESPQPNGELDNLIMRPELYGEPPAMERLSSGYESRRRKRGSGTKVGGAGAATKVATKSGSGKKNRNLKPEDHDALSPVDSMTHEHDAHRRKRGSGTKVGGAAASAKTATKNSGGNKKNFRPISERRKRDSGLSAADVRALLNLWEAQERKKQEWNANQWAADHYYGRVNTEDEQPEVDENGDIWYNEPVVIAPRERDYPRHSYFSEQNRMALARGYPDMYPVGPAELAQRYEEARRKRQYANKMKRFMVARKRSDGMMHQNNYRPRDDLYTLAELLRSAPRVQEQDIPVYRRLIL; from the exons GGACCAGACAAAGGACGATACCCAGTCGCTTTTCTTGAACAAGAGCGACAAAAATGACTTGGAACCATACCCCTTGGCCCTCAGCGAGGAAGGTAATATAGAAGCAG gGAACGCAGAAGGCTACGAACAGGGTGTGGATCAAAGATACGAATCTCCTCAGCCTAATGGCGAGCTTGACAACTTAATCATGAGACCCGAGCTGTACGGTGAGCCACCGGCGATGGAACGTTTATCTTCTGGTTATGAGTCCCGAAGACGCAAGAGGGGAAGCGGAACTAAAGTCGGGGGCGCTGGCGCTGCTACTAAAGTAGCTACCAAATCCGGTTCGGGCAAGAAAAACCGAAATCTAAA ACCGGAGGATCACGATGCTCTGTCGCCCGTAGATTCGATGACTCATGAACACGATGCTCACCGCCGCAAGCGCGGCAGTGGCACTAAAGTGGGCGGCGCAGCTGCCTCTGCCAAAACCGCCACCAAAAATTCCGGCGGAAATAAAAAGAATTTCAG gCCCATCTCAGAACGTCGCAAGCGAGACTCAGGACTCAGCGCTGCTGATGTCCGAGCCTTGCTGAACTTATGGGAGGCACAGGAACGCAAAAAACAGGAATGGAATGCAAACCAATGGGCGGCCGATCATTACTATGGACGTGTTAACACTGAAGACGAACAACCGGAGGTCGATGAGAATGGCGACATCTGGTATAATGAACCGGTTGTCATCGCACCCCGTGAACGAGACTACCCACGACACTCGTACTTCTCTGAACAAAACCGCATGGCGCTGGCTCGAGGGTACCCTGACATGTATCCCGTCGGTCCCGCGGAACTAGCTCAGAGGTATGAAGAGGCGCGACGTAAAAGGCAATATGCTAACAAAATGAAGCGATTCATGGTTGCAAGGAAACGTTCGGACGGCATGATGCACCAGAATAATTACCGGCCCCGCGACGACCTCTACACTCTTGCTGAATTACTCCGTTCTGCACCCCGAGTGCAGGAACAAGATATCCCTGTGTATCGACGACTGATACTTTAA
- the LOC142979387 gene encoding ankyrin repeat and SOCS box protein 3-like isoform X1 yields MEGPELSESSLDVLVPSLPGSPRSWIYNRNASQTSVEDVQTKKLKQAIDFLHHDDELLIAAELGDEEILQRLITRGVNIHVLDHLGRNAIHLAVCTGNRHAVLTLLNAGASPNVKDNVGMTPLSLCLMRSPSWRMANMLLDYGAEILPRSNQMDTGLFLQFVMMCIPTAEEERILRLLVEKGCLVNDPNAPGGRQALHFAAMSDNCHLIKILLNLGADLFAVNHRKETPREVAATFRCRNACRLLEEWEDFYNANNRTLTVMSL; encoded by the exons ATGGAAGGACCAG agcTATCAGAGTCTTCGCTAGACGTTTTAGTGCCATCATTGCCGGGCTCTCCGAGGTCATGGATATACAATCGTAATGCATCCCAAACCTCGGTGGAAGATGTGCAGACGAAGAAGCTTAAACAAGCTATCGACTTCCTGCATCACGATGATGAATTGTTAATAGCTGCCGAACTTGGGGACGAGGAGATCCTTCAACGTCTTATAAC CCGAGGAGTGAATATACATGTCCTAGATCATCTCGGCCGAAATGCGATACATTTAGCAGTATGTACGGGCAACAGACACGCAGTTCTTACACTTTTGAATGCTGGAGCTAGTCCCAATGTAAAGGACAATGTCGGCATGACTCCGCTCTCACTTTGTCTAATGCGAAG TCCATCGTGGAGAATGGCTAACATGCTTTTGGATTACGGAGCTGAAATACTTCCAAGATCCAATCAAATGGATACAGGATTGTTTCTAC aATTTGTAATGATGTGCATCCCTACTGCAGAAGAGGAGAGAATTCTCCGTTTACTTGTCGAAAAAGGCTGCCTGGTCAACGATCCTAACGCTCCTGGTGGACGTCAAGCATTACACTTTGCAGCAATGAGTGATAACTGTCACCTGATTAAGATACTACTCAACTTAGGAGCGGATTTATTTGCTGTTAATCACAGGAAAGAGACTCCCCGGGAAGTTGCTGCCACATTTAGATGCAGAAATGCTTGTAGGCTATTGGAGGAATGGGAAGATTTTTATAATGCGAATAACCGTACACTCACGGTTATGTCCTTGTag
- the LOC142979387 gene encoding L-asparaginase-like isoform X2, producing the protein MEGPELSESSLDVLVPSLPGSPRSWIYNRNASQTSVEDVQTKKLKQAIDFLHHDDELLIAAELGDEEILQRLITRGVNIHVLDHLGRNAIHLAVCTGNRHAVLTLLNAGASPNVKDNVGMTPLSLCLMRSPSWRMANMLLDYGAEILPRSNQMDTGLFLQEERILRLLVEKGCLVNDPNAPGGRQALHFAAMSDNCHLIKILLNLGADLFAVNHRKETPREVAATFRCRNACRLLEEWEDFYNANNRTLTVMSL; encoded by the exons ATGGAAGGACCAG agcTATCAGAGTCTTCGCTAGACGTTTTAGTGCCATCATTGCCGGGCTCTCCGAGGTCATGGATATACAATCGTAATGCATCCCAAACCTCGGTGGAAGATGTGCAGACGAAGAAGCTTAAACAAGCTATCGACTTCCTGCATCACGATGATGAATTGTTAATAGCTGCCGAACTTGGGGACGAGGAGATCCTTCAACGTCTTATAAC CCGAGGAGTGAATATACATGTCCTAGATCATCTCGGCCGAAATGCGATACATTTAGCAGTATGTACGGGCAACAGACACGCAGTTCTTACACTTTTGAATGCTGGAGCTAGTCCCAATGTAAAGGACAATGTCGGCATGACTCCGCTCTCACTTTGTCTAATGCGAAG TCCATCGTGGAGAATGGCTAACATGCTTTTGGATTACGGAGCTGAAATACTTCCAAGATCCAATCAAATGGATACAGGATTGTTTCTAC AAGAGGAGAGAATTCTCCGTTTACTTGTCGAAAAAGGCTGCCTGGTCAACGATCCTAACGCTCCTGGTGGACGTCAAGCATTACACTTTGCAGCAATGAGTGATAACTGTCACCTGATTAAGATACTACTCAACTTAGGAGCGGATTTATTTGCTGTTAATCACAGGAAAGAGACTCCCCGGGAAGTTGCTGCCACATTTAGATGCAGAAATGCTTGTAGGCTATTGGAGGAATGGGAAGATTTTTATAATGCGAATAACCGTACACTCACGGTTATGTCCTTGTag